DNA sequence from the Uloborus diversus isolate 005 chromosome 1, Udiv.v.3.1, whole genome shotgun sequence genome:
tcaaaatcagtttttatgacaTAGGGGCACGTGTGCGCACCTACTTGACGCACACTGCCAACGCGCCCTCTACTTTAATGTATGCAAGGGATTTAACAGGGGGTattgcccctatgccccccctCCCACTATAAacccacccatgctcttctgaactattcaaaaaagaaaaaaaaatgatttttttttatttttggaagatgtgttgttactatataaagttctcccaaaactgggggggggcattgcccccctctgaccccccataaatccgcccatgtgtcttgtttgttttattaatagctattttgctgtttaagttgTCTGCTGTTCATTCTTGTTGCTTTTACCAGATGTCTTTACTTTCAAAAACTCACAACTTTTGAACTGAAAAATGGGTTTCTTGAAATCGCGAAACTTATGTATGAAGCAATCTGTATCTTTGTGAAGTAAATACTTTGGTTTTCTTCAGTTATTAATCCACAAACACGTTCTCATATAGGGACTAGTGTCGCAATAAGATCGTTGTGATCAAAAAACTTTCCGAACGAAAGAACATGGCAAAACAACCAGACATTAGTTATGACGTCACACAATTGACTAATCCCTGAGAGTTCAGAGCAGGAAGAAGAGAAGTTTATTCTTAGCGATGGCAAAGCCGCTCTTTCGACTATAGTTGTATAATGTCGGAAAAGTGGAAACGATGTATTTCAACGTGATTGGTCCACAATAACATCCGATTGTTGTGGCGTGATTGTGATGCAACACGCAATGAAAATACGCCAAGATGCTTTGTTGTGGAAAATGTTCTAACATTCATATCTTAATGTGTGTttgaatattcataaaaatatctgTATATTTTCAATTGAACCATGGAGGGCTCAATGCCCAGTGAAATGGATGGTAAGTTCTTGTgtccatatatttttttaaggttaaatttaaaaaaaaaagtttacttataTGACTTGTTTCGATGCTTTTAGAATTTTATCTAAAGCTAATAAAACTAATAACATAACAAGTATGTTGCTTGTTGTAAGCAGAGTTATTTTACCTTTCATTGACAAATGCTAATTTGCTCGATGAGATCGAAACTTTCAGGGGTCAATTTTAGCCATATATTTGGAAATCTGcgacaaaactaaaatttttgaggagAAAGTAAGACTAACAGTCTCCTGTAACAACTGTTGAAGGAGAAATTTCGAACTAACCTTGACagcaaaaaatatgaattcagcgagtgaataaaattttcaggatatacaaataaaaaatgaagtgaaatatTTATAAAGAAACAAAGGATTGATactgataaagaaattttaaaatgtgttgtcagaGTGACTTATTTAATCCCATAACATGAGGTAAAATAAGTTTTgctaaaaagaaatgtttttctatttttgcaaagaaaaaattactaaaagcaaggaaattctaatttctaaggggagaggggcttgagcccccacttgtccCCCAAAATGGGTGCCCATGGTGATGCATCAACCTGCAAAACACCatctctctccaaaaaaaaaaaaaaaaaaaagggcttgcAATTTCTTTTGTTCATTGTACCTCAGCGAAGTACAGGAGAATCTTGTTCTAAACCATTAATAGCTTTATTAGGGTAGAGCTTATTTTTGGAATAGTAGTCtaagccaggctgatgagtgctgataagcacgaaactgcagtcctcggctggaaatgactgagctggcggtgtatttcatgtatttctgttttagccctggctattgcgcagtaatttactgaatataacttGTATCACGTTTTCATTTTGCTCAGGGGTGTCTCTGATGGGTCACTGTGACCTtacaaaaatgtccttattctgtaacttttgtctgACATTGGAGCTCTGCTGAGAAATTATCACCATTCAaagagttccattcagcaaaattttcatcatttggcTGATATTAGAGTTCCAtttggtaaattgagaattttgcccctcccaaaaatttcagttcaggGGGTCCCTGGCTTTACTATCATAGCTCTCATTCCTAATTTTGCCTTTTATCTCTTTGTGATCTTCTTTTCTTCAATTTGCCTTGCAAtgtcttcaaaaatttatttgtacgtctgaaaaagaaaagaaggagcAGTAAATTTTTTTATCGATTTCTCTTCAATTCcttaacttatttattatttgtttaatgattgttaataattttaattgttgtctTTTGATATCAATATTGTAGATATGCTGAGCTTCATGTATGCTGAGAATGACAATCCTGTTGACCTGTTTGATAGTGATGTGCTGTTAGAACCAATGGATTTGAATAATGCCAAAATTAATGACATGGATCAAGATCTGGTCTTAGATCTCTTTCAAGGGCTGGATAATGTTTGTTTGCAGGAGGAAAACAAACTGTATGATTCCCCTCAGCACATGTTACGTATGGATTCAGCTAACTTACACAATATCTCAATTCTGAATCAGCCTGTATCAACATCTTCACAACCTAttgaaaatgttcaacaaaaattTGAACCCCAAGTTCTGCAAACAGAATCGGTCCAACTTCCAAATTCTATTAATTTAATGCAGTATGCAGTTGCACATAATTCACTGCCAACTATCACCACTAAACCTCTTCAGAAAGTTGTTGTACAACCTGCtgtgcagaagaaaaaaatattgccctCCAGTGATATTACTGTTACTAATGAGTTAATACGAGTTTTaaaggaagagaaagaaaaacaaatgcttcTGCAACAATTAAGCCAAATGCCTCAGCAAAAAGTTCAGcaggtattttactttttattttttgtttacctATAAATCAGGCTTATAACTAAGAATGAATAAAGGTGGCATCCAATTTTATAGAAGAGGTGTAAAAAAGGAAAGACATAATTGAGATGAAAATAATAAGTCTTAGATTAGACGATCCTAGCTagggttttaaaatttaatcatttagtaAGTCaactttaattttagaaattcaatgttttaaagtGTCTTTAAAATTTAACGCAAATCTGATGataggaaatttttaaaaggcCACACTCTATACATTTACATTACTTATCATTTAGATAATGTATATAGCATTTCAGTGGTTTCCAGAAAAAATCTTGTGCCGCAAAACCCAATCTCACCAACCATTAtccagaaaaaatcttttaagaaaaCTGTTTTCAATATATGTAAAATGCAGTTGTTGTAATTAATTGCAATACCAAGAATCATTAATAGAAAGAAGTtatatatttgttaattttataaaagtaGTTAAAACTAGAAGTAGTGAGATACATATTTATACAGAGAATTTTAAGGGTTTGggttgaaaaatgatttaaatctgttttttttttctttttaactagaTTGAAATCGTACTTAAAATCATTGACACCTTGTTTTTCGGTaagcaaatttttaataaagttatgtGACATTTGAATATGTataacatatatttatttttcagcttcTTTTACAAGCACAAATTCTGAAAGgagcaaatgaaaataaaatagtttctttCACAAATTCACAACCTATTGTTACAGCAACAATAGCTCCAAGTACTCAGTGCATAGCTTCTGTACCATCACCTCCTATTCAGACTGTAGTTACAGCTCAAAATGGAACAATATTGACTACTAGTATTCCAGTTTTTCTCGATACAGAAAAGATACCCGTTAACAggtacattttgtttttaaggtATCAAAAAAGTAGAATATTAAGttcatattttttgataattgaggcATATGGGACAGCATTAGTTGTTTAAACACAGCAGatggaattaaattttttaatgaatttgtttttcataGGATTGCAACAAAGCCACCTATAATTAAAGGTGAAAAAAGAAATGCTCACAATGCCATTGAGAGACGTTACCGAAGTAGCATCAATGATAAAATAATAGAGTTAAAGAACATTATTGTTGGAGCAGAAGCAAaggtatgttaaattttattaatatatgcTATTATGcataagtaggcttgccagatttctgaaatgttcaaccaggacacaataatgccccccccctccctttccagTGTCAGAAGTATTCTAAAGGGTACCCAACAATGGCTGTTTTTTAGAGTGTTTTATAGTGTAGTCTACTCTCAATGTGCTATGAATTAATGATTACTAAACATGAACCTAAAGCAGAGGTAGTaagaaatgacacaagcagataaatttaaacaatttattttttacatgttaatatttacaagttattataataagaagaatttttttgaatgaggaataatacgagctgatgtgtgcacatgacttccttttactccaattttaatgtcattttcccattattggcaattttaatgtgattcaatagtttactctctaaatatcaccaccagtggctaaattgaaaccagatttaaaaaaaaaaaatacccaaatttgtcgccaactcggCAActaaaaaactggcgatatatcgccaagttataacaccacttgagtatacattgaaattaacaatgatttcccctcaaaaaaaggcaaaagacccctttagaaacacccgaatgcaaccaaaagaggaggtacacaactagacctaactctacgtaccaaatttcaactttctaggacatgccgttcttgacttatgcgacatacatacgtacatacggacgtcacgaaaaaagtcgttgtaattaactctgggaatgtcaaaatagatatttcgggtgtcaatacatccttaggcacttatctatgtgtggtcgggttgaaaaaaaaaactcaacattaattcaggAGTGgccaaaaatggaaattaaggccgaattttgagtgaaattttttttgcaaatacaatacttccttttttgtaaaaggaagtaaaaatgagcaaTATCAACATATAATTTTCATTGGCTtgggtttttttagaatttcttttttgacTTTAATCTTGTTGAAAAATCCTCACAAGTTAATAGGACGTTAATTTAACAAGTCAATCttacaaatgaaaaactaattatcctaaataatccttcacagttaataaTTGTTAGACTTTTTTTAGTAATCTGTAATCAAATATATCTTTTTCTGGGACGTGAAGGAAACGTTCCAGGACACtggaattttgtctgaaaaccgggatgTCCGGCAAGCCTATACATGAGGATATATATGTGAATGTATATTCAATATCCAAATCATAATACATTTAAAGTAGAAACATGAATAGGGCTTTTCTTGAGTTTCGAAAACAATCCTTAGTAGAAATGATCAGGtaaaataaatcacttaaaacttgctatgtttattcattcattcctgaattattttttcactcattGCAAGTTTTAAGGCTATTGTTTTTAAAACTCGCAATGAGGGAAAAAATAATTGAGAAATGAAtgaattgttatttattatttattttatttattattattattttttattttttttttattattattattttttttttttgtttttttgttttttgcttttgacgagattaattttttaaagaaatttatccAAAAACATAAGTTAtaaataatcatttgaatggagTACAAATGTCTGTACCATTCCAttcagaattttccaaaaaatgtatctttcatcttcaattttatttaaatttcttgacCATGATTCAAGAGCCTAAATTAGTATTTGGCTAAATGAAAAATCTATGTTGgtttatgggaaagtaggctcgtttagttctggacggattttcttgttattttcttttttctaataaatattgTCATTGTGtaattgtgttttattgtaagctttcttcaaataaaagatattaaaatcttgaaaatttatAGCCACTTTCTCACTATATTTATCactaaaagttatatgatgagTGCACAGACAAAACGCAAAATGCTGTGGAGTACTGAGTGTTTGCAGAGTAAAATTTTTTGCTCCATTTAACCAGAAGAAAGGATTGGGATAAAGGTTTAAGGTAGGAAAAAGGATAAAGGTTTAGGATAATATTTCCAGTTTACTGTACAAAGGCTGGGGTTATGAAGTTTCAAGCATAATTTTCTCGAACATTGGGAAGATTCACATTTTGCCTTTCTTCCTTTTGTGTATCAtatcttatttacttatttaaagttcttttttttaatttactttttcatgatgttttttataatttccaTAGTTGAATAAATCAGCTGTCTTGAGGAAAGCAATTGATTACATAAAATTCCTTCAGAATGCAAATTCAAAGTTGAAGCAAGAAAATTTAGCCTTGAAGATGGCTGCTAGAAAGCAATGTATGTATTTGTTtgtataacatatttttttcatcatcttagttgtttgatttttaaaatatttattcgttttttaaCAAACTAATATGAATACATATTTCTAAGAACCTGCTATATTAGTCAGTGTATGATATGTGTGCGAATTTGCTTGCAAATAAAGTTACATGTAATCAGATGTAAATGAGTAAAACGACTAGTAGTTGCCCTTTTAAGAACTCAATTGTTGATTATTGTTTAAGTATAAGCTTTAACTATCAGCACTACAGAAACCAAACTATGAGTATGTTCCTCTAAGCTCTCTTCTTTGGGTTTAGAGGTTTGAAAGCAAACCTTTTAGCTCTTATGAGATTACAGTGGACACCTGTTAATTCattcagtggttaattgaatcagttgctttaatgaatcaaattgtcaaaaacagaataaaatccagttttattgaaccagccgctttatggaatcaaaattgcttagaacaaatgagattcatataagcggcagccACTGTATCATAAAGTCAAGCTCGAAGCTGTACTACTTTTGCTGTTAATTTTGATTGTGTATGCATGTATCGCTTTTAAAAGTcttcttaaatttgaattttcctttgtttctttttaaatgcgTCATTTTTGATGTAGGCTTGGAAGATCTTTTGGACAAAAAACCAGTTGTTCCTCCCAGCATTGCTGATTATACTCCCCCAACCTCTGACATCAGCTCTCCGGAAAGAAGCCCAGCAAATAGTGTTCCTGAAGTGTATTACTCTGATCAAGATTCACCACAATTCACTGGTTGTACAGATAGTAATGTACCTTACAGCATAACTTTGGACAAAGATGATAGCAATGATAGTTTTGCAAGCCGTGGAATGCTTGACCATAATCGCGTCATGCTTTGCATGTTTATGTTTACATTTTTAGCTTTCAACCCTTTTTCATACTTCCTGAAAGTTAGTCTTCCTAGTTCAACAAGTGTGGACTCATCTACTTTTACTGGCAGAGTTATTTTATCTGAAAATTATAATTCTGAaggtgaaatttattttatatttgcgaagcatttctttttcatttgtttatttatcattattttttttaattttgctttgagTAACTGTGTTGTTTTAAGTTAATGACTAATATCTTACCAGCAATCAGGGTTCgccggtatatatatatatatatatatatatatatatatatatatatatatatatatatatatatatatcagtcaatatatatcatgatatatatccgatatttattttgaaaatatcatgatattttgatattttcaatatttattgttccaactatggtattttcaatgaaaaagttacatttatcATAGCAATattgctcatttattattaaaaataaccaaaaagttatgtactatatttttataatctattaatacatcattaatgtaacaaaataatataatctttttttttattgataaaattattagtaagtaacaattttaattcatgttaaaagtacataattaaatattaaacactggttggaaagaaaatgtcttatgactgtgctcCTGACTATTGCTAATTGTTTATTTctaaatcatataactgtaaaagtagctaacagaagacaaatgagtaaaacagcttgTGCTAAATTACCTCCATTAAAATtggtagaaatgtaaaatgaaatattatatataaatagtaaaagaagcattaattttaagtctatgtATTGTAgtcataatgtaaaaaaataaagagtgaATTGAGACTTCAGTTTGTGCTAATtgtaaatatcggatatatatatattaaaatatccgatatataccGAAAcgtcagatattttcgaaaatattatgctattttccaaccctgccagcaataaaaaatattgagtaaaCTTACTTGTAGCAGCATTTTGATGATGTACTATATCTTCCTATTTTACACCAACTGTTACTTGCTTATTAGAATTCactttagttcaaaattttcatttgcaCTGAAATGCAGAATTTTCCATCTGcagtttgaaaaattgaatttgatCTATAAAAATTGGTGTCAAGTatggttaataataataatttaaaaaaaagagctttccTGTTCTATATCAGGGGCTGTAAAGTAGCTACATGTTTGAAGCAGGACTGGCAAAAAAACCTATGCTTATTTTTAATAACCAAaaacactattttcttttttttttctttttattaattttttttaaaccaagttttttaaaatccttttctAATTCTCTGCATACATGATATTTATAACAAGATTAAACATTAGGCAGAATAATTATATGCAATTAACATTTAATGTCCTCTTTATTCTTCATTTCGTTAAACACTTTAATTTTCgtatttgttttcaatatttcCTTGATGCTTGTGTCAAAATTCACTTGATACAATATAATAGTTCTCCTatattttgattatattttttaaattaaaagcaaaaaactgacaaatattaatatttaattaagtattggtttgttattttaaacacattggattttaattagcttaaaaattttgtttacaatcATTATTTATGCAAATAAAATTATAGAAGTGTGCACATGAAAGGCATATTTGTCTCACTATGTGTTACTTGTAATTTCACAACTGTTTCTGATTTAACAAACGTTTAGCAATCCCTTTTACATTTAGATGTAATATAAGtagaaatagtaaaaaataattgctttttgttCCAGGGTTagcagagaaaaaaagttttctttagaaaaagcgaaaaatgttttttctttttctttgaacagagattttattttctaaattcagTTTCTACAAATAGAACAACAGTTGATTATTACATTATACGTAAATTATTGCTCTAAGATTCATCAATAATGAAGATTAGTTATTCAAATTACCAAGAATGTAggtatttcattttgtaattattgtcttaaaagtaattgaaagaaAACTAGATTCCTATTTCTTACTGCCATTCAGAGATTTAccattttattaacaaaaaacaaGTTATCCAGATTTTTCCAAACCCAGTTTGTTTCTATCTATTTGTTTATTGCCTTTTCTGTTTTGCAGGTCATTGGACTAGAAATCTTATATTTAGTGCAACTACATGGATATTGAACTTGGTGTTAATTGCTCTATGTTTGCTAAAGTTATTTGTTTATGGGGAACCTGTCCTTAAAAAGGATTCAAACAACTATACTATTTTTTGGCGGCACAGGAAACAAGCTGATTTGTCATTTCAAGAGGTATGATACAGTTTTCTTTCTGCATGAAATAGTTATTCCGTATAAACATATCAACACATACAAATGCTCAATAGAAACCTGAACTAGTGCTCATCTGATAAAGTGCCTAACTTGTTCCTCCCCTGTCATATTTGAATATATCTTCTGCATATGAACTTTGATGCAGTGTATCCGTTAAATCAACAACTGGATATGGTGCCAGCCAATGACTCAAAAGAAAAGCACTCCTTTGAAATATTTCTACCCCCTTTTTTTCTATTCACTAAAAATCAGGTATATAATAAGGTACATTATATAGGTTATAAGGTATATTATATAGGTTAGACACAAAAGGTACAAGGGCATGGCTTTGTGATGAAACCAAAGTGAATTTTACAAATACATCCACTTGTGCAAAATAACCATTGTTACTTTTTACATCTTCATATTTATATGAATGCAGATTTAGTGCCATAAATAATTTGctgctttttttccctaaatacaaaaagaaaaaaaaaaaaagcttgagtATAGCTAAGAGACTTGAGGCTAAAGTTAATGTAATTGAAACCTTGCATATAATCTCTTTGTCACATTAAGTGCATTGGTATCACTAAACTTAAATTAGCaattggggcattccaaggtatttttgacatttatgtagagtccataacgtgaccttttttgccataactttttaatttaccgtttgatttgcaaattgttttaatttgagctggtgtgttggtaggaaaagatcaaaatagaataatatgctaatcaaacagtaaataaaaaagttatggcaaaaaaagtcacgttacggactctacataaatgtcaaaaataccgtggaatgccccaattACTAATAAATGCAATATTATAGAAAATCTCCCATTGCACTTGAATTTCAGTTCTCCATTATATGCTTTGAAAATTTACTCACTGCGTTTTCTTGACCACTTTGTTTTGATTTCTTCCTAAAATCTATGATTAATGATTCTTAGTGATTATTtcaattttgtagtttttaaaattgcatcCATTAGGGGGGTGCATAAAGAATTTTAGAAAGACTTAAATGGGTCATAGTACAAAATAGGTAAGAAACACCAGTTCAATTgaaggcaaaaaatattttgtgtgaaaagCACCGCAGGTATGAATAACATAGATATTTTAAATAAGAAGACATATTTATTGTTTCCGTTCatccttttatctttttttttttctcaaattatatTGGGGTGGGGGTTATTATCAGAAGCTGGTACAAAAGGTCATAATTCAAAGATGAATACCAAATCTTGTTTAAAGGAAAACTGGAGATTCAAATTGCAGAGCTTGACATTAAATATGATGCTAAAGACTAATGTAAATAGATTCATAGATCAATTTTTGGATCCGCAGAGAAATGATCGAGCAGAAAAATGTTGATAGAGAAAATGGGAATCAAGGGCAGGggggaaaatatcaaaataataattcatCGTCAACTGAAGCAAAATGATGTGGAAGttctgaaagaaaattaaattttttaatataaatattcatAATTGCCCCTACAGAGGTAAATGGCACTTTCATGTGAATCCTTCTTCTCAACATCACTAtactattattttataattctctGTGGTATATGATTCGATATAATGTCAAATCACATTCACGTATAATGGTAACATTGTgtcaatgttttttgttttttttttaatgaaatattattttatttgtctTAATAGGAGGACTATCCAAGTTCAGTTTTGCATCTCAAATTATGCCTCACTGCACTAGGGAGATCTATGCCTTGCAACACAATTGAGCTTGTTATTGGAATTATCTGGCAATTTGTTCGACAGTTCAATCACTTTACTGGGATTCAGCGTGCAATTAATGCTTTTCTTGTTCCCAAAGGACATAGTTTATTGATGGAGAGTTCAAGGGATGGTGCATTGGTTTATCAAAAACTGCAGCAGTTGCATCTACTTGGTATGGTTTTGTTGTAAATATTCCTTGActtgaatatttaaattatattctCTAAATTAAGTACACTTTGAGTGATCTATAAGACATGAAACTTTTAATGTGTGCGATTTATCTTCATACCATACTTTCATGAGTATAAAATGTCATGTTTACCTCTGCAAACTGTTTGTAATAAAAGTCTAGCTTTTGTACATGTAGTTcagttcctttttcttttttttaatgaattttgttagTACTAACTGCTTTTGACAATCAGTTGATTCTCTTAATTAATGATATATATGTTTCCTTTAGCATGGTTcttagtaaaaagaaataaaataacatcaATGAGCTCATTGTGCAtattaatattgttttattttactttatcttttgtGGAAAggtattcatttaatttttatggtttttagttaGTAGTTAGTAtgtcaaattaataaaaattaaaagaaagtgcaGTTAAAATAGTATCAAATTGGGaaactttttccttttaataCCCTAGTTTGAATGAAACATATACAAAAGACAACTTAAAATAgacataaaatgttaataaactacaatgaaaaacaaaattacccTATTTTATTGCCTAATTTTATTAGGGAGTGAGATTTAATTTACAAAACAAGGAAATAAAcccaaaaatgaatttaactgaAACATTAGTTTCTTAActaaatttgaattgaaattaaagtgaaaagTGTCAGTGTCTGAAAGTAGCAAGTTTAGTTGTAAATAATCACtcttttgatatatttatagattaagaaaaatgtataaaaattatatagcATTAGcctgaaaaaaaatccccctaaTACAATGTAGCAAATAATTAAATCAAAAGAATTAGAATCACATTATATAAtgtaaattaaagttaaattttaaagcataAGTACCCAAGACATAATAAAGTTCATGTTAAATACTTGGATAAAACATAATAGGGTTTTCCCTTGTTTATTGTGATCAATCAAGTCGAGATATTACTGTGATAAGTGAATAATCACTAAGTAAGATTATTTATTAATAGAtagaatatttttgttgttagaTTGTAAAAAACCTCTTCAGGactttttaaatacctttttaaacattattatagtCTTTGAGATACAAAATAATGCCTTGTAGTCACCATTACACTTGGTATTGCCCTTTATAGACAAAATAAGAGAAAATGAGGACTGTTAGATATTGCAGATGAATAtttcagggtttccgctacggtcgcatttttcgcataatgcgaaaatactatctgaattgcgaaaataaagcaatgcattttcgcttttttgctcagaGAGGAATTCATCCTAGAGAGGAAACatgcatggcgataatcaacttaatctttttctaaatcttaactaagatgtttaaactactattaagttcaataactattagtcttatccatCATTATGTCCCCCCAGTAACTGCTTTATTATCAGGAGGGTACTGCAACGTTCTaaatcgtgttttctttttttattttatgttttaaaaaaatagctgctgtacttatttcttcaaagatgtcacaaatgaaatatgtattttattttcaactggagttaaaacacactgaggcatacaTAAATGTATGAGAatgcattttagcattttgctaacattttcccctcaattttagcttttatgcttaAGAACTTTtaaacccagcttaaaccctggaATATCTTATGAGGAAAAAACAAGATAGAGTAAAGGCAAGAAACAACTGTACTGTCACTTGAACAGCGATCTGATATAAACCCACTCA
Encoded proteins:
- the LOC129233794 gene encoding sterol regulatory element-binding protein 1-like; its protein translation is MEGSMPSEMDDMLSFMYAENDNPVDLFDSDVLLEPMDLNNAKINDMDQDLVLDLFQGLDNVCLQEENKLYDSPQHMLRMDSANLHNISILNQPVSTSSQPIENVQQKFEPQVLQTESVQLPNSINLMQYAVAHNSLPTITTKPLQKVVVQPAVQKKKILPSSDITVTNELIRVLKEEKEKQMLLQQLSQMPQQKVQQLLLQAQILKGANENKIVSFTNSQPIVTATIAPSTQCIASVPSPPIQTVVTAQNGTILTTSIPVFLDTEKIPVNRIATKPPIIKGEKRNAHNAIERRYRSSINDKIIELKNIIVGAEAKLNKSAVLRKAIDYIKFLQNANSKLKQENLALKMAARKQCLEDLLDKKPVVPPSIADYTPPTSDISSPERSPANSVPEVYYSDQDSPQFTGCTDSNVPYSITLDKDDSNDSFASRGMLDHNRVMLCMFMFTFLAFNPFSYFLKVSLPSSTSVDSSTFTGRVILSENYNSEGHWTRNLIFSATTWILNLVLIALCLLKLFVYGEPVLKKDSNNYTIFWRHRKQADLSFQEEDYPSSVLHLKLCLTALGRSMPCNTIELVIGIIWQFVRQFNHFTGIQRAINAFLVPKGHSLLMESSRDGALVYQKLQQLHLLGFLSESKLERIYLSLNALNLGQDAKSLIPIEEMAEVYIISAMSFISCFPRKLYFVTWYLLKKARKVYIANNAMVPPTLRWLFDPMGQTFFRNGEWTYLSENTVFSSIPNTMNPLCFASRGFREFLLEKIVLSVISPSMELDENIEFKRNYSTGLIISNCIQLLKDSCYATERSHFSSTLSNSINLRQEDRVTFWWASVLGVALAWLLGEEEKAEKLYQDVENFPKDFLNSQHPLPSAVLTSFRARRSCMNQISMPSATLRLCDKAGSLIKDSMNYSLHQMPPPLVQAFQILSLDWCLSTRKCIWENSKAGEPSASEVFGVSEGYREDLRCLRRLLHYVPEISSKVHLYEITQRLMAGANPIRTQQMVDRSIRRRNKSSSIICTKGANGEGHHSSERDQADALMLACKHLPDSVISNPREKECMLAEAASILQKLSDKSKLEKCHKMMIAAGSVFIAQSQP